Proteins from a single region of Theobroma cacao cultivar B97-61/B2 chromosome 10, Criollo_cocoa_genome_V2, whole genome shotgun sequence:
- the LOC18587377 gene encoding uncharacterized protein LOC18587377: MRYDWESFNIMSYDWRSPFRCHVCKEFCGDNFYRCVQCDFSVHLCCVPIPSSIKHRYHRHPLTHMDKIKEDDSGEYYCDVCENERNPMNHVYCCEECTFTAHADCVLNEDKISSEKDVSSSVPQSIYSNTLLVDEMEHNEVIDAIHTPRQLLNKFIFHEHSMRFYEVTEKLKENQYCEACRMVISGPYYMCETCTDDTIKFQNPNPWYYLHEKCATLPLEIQFPFHSSHRLGLYNSHFPNIICDECREVCFGFFYSCNECDFKLDVKCAALTAHKTGVSQLKEMEKVVELHHFTHPHKLVLVNFIDPSWTANCLVCGARSFGLVYVCPNSNCTYQAHKSCLELPQKIQVPFHLEHMLTFFRPEKLYDCYACHLWMHRFIYSCEQCDLKLHPSCANSLRRPLNCVSHVHNLYYFGTNFQLHFGTYSERPFCRVCEKDCTGAFIRCLECAINFHLDCVPIPRIVHSKRHVHHLSMKDSFLEDDSGEFYCDICEKKRCPNDHVYYCEECNGLFAVHVECVLTKQVEDYTTVLMQSQ; the protein is encoded by the exons ATGAGATACGATTGGGAAAGTTTCAATATCATGAGTTACGACTGGAGAAGTCCTTTTCGTTGTCATGTCTGTAAAGAGTTTTGCGGTGATAATTTCTACCGTTGTGTGCAATGCGATTTCAGCGTCCATCTTTGTTGTGTTCCAATACCATCTTCAATTAAACATAGATATCACAGGCATCCACTCACTCATATGGACAAGATTAAAGAAGATGATTCTGGAGAATATTattgtgatgtttgtgagaatgaAAGGAATCCAATGAATCATGTTTATTGTTGTGAAGAATGCACATTTACTGCTCATGCTGATTGTGTCCTCAATGAG GATAAAATTTCATCTGAGAAGGACGTCTCATCCTCGGTTCCTCAATCCATTTATAGTAACACTTTGTTAGTGGACGAAATGGAGCATAATGAAGTGATTGATGCCATCCACACTCCTCGGCAACTTCTG AATAAATTTATCTTCCATGAACACTCCATGAGATTCTATGAAGTTACTGAAAagttaaaggaaaatcaataCTGCGAAGCTTGTCGTATGGTAATTAGCGGTCCTTATTACATGTGTGAAACATGCACAGATGATacaatcaaatttcaaaatccaaaTCCATGGTACTACCTACATGAAAAATGCGCTACATTACCACTTGAGATACAATTCCCTTTTCATTCCAGCCATCGTCTTGGCCTCTATAATTCTCATTTCCCTAACATTATATGTGATGAGTGTAGAGAGGTATGTTTTGGCTTCTTTTATAGTTGTAATGAGTGTGATTTCAAGCTCGATGTGAAATGTGCTGCTCTAACAGCTCATAAAACTGGTGTTTCGCAACTTAAAGAGATGGAGAAAGTGGTCGAGTTACACCATTTCACACACCCACATAAGCTTGTCCTTGTCAATTTTATTGACCCTTCATGGACAGCAAATTGTCTCGTTTGCGGCGCGCGAAGCTTTGGTCTAGTCTATGTTTGCCCCAACAGCAACTGCACCTATCAAGCTCATAAATCTTGTCTTGAATTACCACAAAAGATTCAAGTCCCATTTCATTTGGAACACATGTTGACTTTTTTCAGACCAGAGAAATTATATGACTGCTATGCTTGCCATTTGTGGATGCACCGTTTTATATATAGTTGTGAACAATGTGACCTTAAACTCCATCCTTCATGTGCCAATTCATTAAGGCGGCCTCTAAACTGTGTATCCCACGTGCACaatctttattattttgggACAAATTTTCAGCTACACTTTGGAACATATAGTGAGCGTCCCTTTTGTCGTGTATGTGAGAAAGATTGTACAGGAGCCTTTATTCGTTGTCTAGAATGTGCCATCAATTTTCACTTGGATTGTGTACCCATACCTCGTATTGTTCACTCCAAACGCCATGTTCATCATTTAAGTATGAAGGATTCATTTCTTGAAGATGATTCAGGAGAGTTTTACTGCGATAtttgtgagaaaaaaagatGTCCAAATGATCATGTATATTATTGTGAAGAATGCAACGGTTTATTTGCCGTTCATGTAGAATGCGTGCTTACTAAG cAGGTTGAAGATTATACAACAGTACTTATGCAATCCCAATAG
- the LOC108663671 gene encoding uncharacterized protein LOC108663671, translated as MHQDQQIKLACHGHSLGFRNLENALKEYCTACVKEILNTAYSCRFCNFWLHESCVSELQHLPLKIDHPLHSQHQLRLQLQRQDFICDKCWYISAFSRYSCDQCNFNLDLACASSTNDLLLEEEWQRLQDGKKKEIQHYSHLHKLTIFKYRKIRADDYNCSWCRMRLSEVCYGCVECNFLLHELCRDKIPRTLCHPFHP; from the exons ATGCACCAAGACCAACAG ATCAAACTTGCTTGTCATGGCCATTCCTTGGGCTTTCGCAATCTGGAGAATGCTCTGAAAGAATACTGTACTGCATGTGTAAAGGAAATCTTGAATACAGCCTATTCTTGTAGATTTTGCAATTTTTGGCTCCATGAATCATGCGTGAGTGAACTGCAACATCTGCCTCTTAAGATTGATCACCCTCTCCACTCGCAGCACCAACTTCGACTACAACTCCAACGGCAAGATTTCATTTGTGATAAATGTTGGTATATTTCCGCTTTCTCCAGATACTCGTGCGATCAATGCAATTTTAATCTTGATTTAGCATGTGCTTCTTCAACTAATGATCTATTACTTGAAGAGGAGTGGCAGAGACTTCAAGACggcaagaaaaaggaaattcaacATTACAGCCACCTTCACAAACTGACAATCTTCAAATATAGGAAGATAAGAGCAGATGACTACAATTGTAGTTGGTGCCGAATGCGTCTATCAGAAGTGTGCTATGGTTGTGTAGAATGTAACTTCTTGCTTCATGAGTTGTGTAGGGATAAGATACCGAGAACACTTTGTCATCCTTTTCATCCTTAA